A window of Chloracidobacterium sp. N contains these coding sequences:
- the hslU gene encoding ATP-dependent protease ATPase subunit HslU, translating into MVIYLPGTVEDTPRLDDLTPRQIVQELDKHVVGQAAAKRAVAIALRNRIRRQKLPPDLAQDVIPKNIIMIGSTGVGKTEIARRLARLANSPFLKVEASKFTEVGYVGRDVESIIRDLVDIAIDLVREEKIAEIEEKARQNAEERLLDILLPTRRDSEAAAPEDEAAFQRTREKLRQQLREGRLDNRLVEIEVKERGFPSGIEIITPQGIEEMDINLRDMLPGMFPGTRTKVRNMSVREAVEYLTQEEEQKLVDMDQVARLAVERVEESGIVFLDEIDKIAGRENSSGPDVSREGVQRDILPIIEGTTVNTRYGMVRTDHILFIAAGAFHVSKPSDLIPELQGRFPIRVNLDPLTKEDFKRILTEPRNSLIRQYIALLETEGVTLEITDDAIEAVADFAYTVNQNTENIGARRLHTVMEKVLDEVSFTAPDLEDKHFRVDAEYVRKVLAGIVQDEDLSKYIL; encoded by the coding sequence ATGGTCATTTACCTCCCCGGCACGGTCGAAGATACGCCGCGCCTCGATGATCTGACACCCCGCCAAATTGTCCAGGAACTTGACAAACACGTTGTCGGTCAGGCCGCTGCCAAGCGGGCCGTGGCCATTGCACTGCGCAACCGTATCCGCCGCCAGAAGTTACCGCCCGACCTGGCACAGGATGTCATCCCGAAAAACATCATCATGATTGGCTCGACGGGCGTGGGCAAAACCGAAATCGCCCGGCGTCTGGCGCGTCTGGCCAACTCGCCGTTTCTGAAGGTCGAAGCCTCGAAGTTTACCGAGGTCGGCTACGTCGGGCGCGATGTGGAATCCATCATCCGCGATCTCGTGGACATTGCCATTGACCTCGTGCGGGAGGAAAAGATTGCGGAAATCGAGGAAAAGGCCCGCCAGAACGCCGAGGAACGGCTGCTGGACATCCTGCTCCCAACCCGCCGTGACAGTGAGGCCGCCGCGCCGGAGGATGAAGCCGCCTTCCAGCGGACGCGCGAAAAACTCCGCCAGCAGTTGCGTGAAGGCCGGCTCGACAACCGGCTTGTGGAAATCGAGGTCAAGGAACGTGGTTTTCCCTCCGGCATCGAAATCATCACGCCCCAGGGCATCGAGGAAATGGACATCAACCTGCGGGACATGCTGCCGGGCATGTTTCCAGGAACGCGCACGAAGGTGCGCAACATGTCCGTACGGGAGGCCGTAGAGTACCTGACCCAGGAGGAAGAGCAAAAACTGGTGGACATGGATCAGGTGGCGCGCCTCGCTGTCGAGCGCGTCGAGGAATCCGGTATCGTGTTTCTGGATGAAATTGACAAGATTGCCGGCCGCGAAAACAGCAGTGGCCCCGATGTTTCCCGCGAAGGCGTCCAGCGCGACATCCTGCCCATCATCGAAGGCACGACGGTCAACACGCGCTACGGCATGGTGCGGACGGACCACATCCTGTTCATTGCCGCCGGGGCCTTTCACGTCTCGAAACCCTCGGACCTCATCCCGGAGCTTCAGGGACGTTTTCCCATCCGCGTCAATCTCGATCCCCTGACCAAGGAAGACTTCAAACGGATTCTGACCGAGCCGCGCAACTCACTCATCCGGCAGTACATTGCCCTGCTCGAAACGGAAGGCGTCACACTCGAAATCACCGATGACGCCATTGAAGCTGTCGCCGACTTTGCCTACACCGTCAATCAGAATACCGAAAACATCGGTGCCCGCCGGCTGCACACGGTGATGGAAAAGGTGCTTGATGAGGTGTCCTTCACGGCACCCGACCTGGAAGACAAGCACTTCCGCGTGGATGCCGAATACGTCCGCAAGGTTCTGGCCGGCATCGTGCAGGATGAAGACCTCAGCAAGTACATCCTCTGA
- a CDS encoding arsenate reductase ArsC: MKKVLFLCTGNSCRSQMAEAIVNARYAGEWQAFSAGTRPAGYVHPKALAVLEEIGIRHAGRSKHADELQDQDFDLVVTVCDAAAEDCPVWLGTGRKRHHSFFDPAQTDDLADFRRVRDEMLEAIPTWLQNVQP, from the coding sequence ATGAAGAAGGTGCTGTTTTTGTGTACCGGTAACTCCTGCCGCTCGCAGATGGCGGAAGCCATCGTCAATGCCCGGTATGCCGGTGAGTGGCAGGCGTTCAGCGCCGGCACCCGGCCTGCCGGCTACGTGCACCCCAAAGCCTTGGCCGTGCTGGAAGAAATCGGTATCCGGCACGCGGGGCGCTCCAAGCATGCCGATGAACTTCAGGATCAGGACTTTGATCTGGTCGTGACCGTCTGTGACGCGGCCGCCGAGGACTGTCCGGTATGGCTGGGGACGGGGCGGAAACGGCACCACAGCTTCTTTGATCCGGCCCAAACGGACGATCTGGCTGACTTTCGCCGCGTGCGCGACGAAATGCTGGAGGCCATTCCGACCTGGCTGCAGAACGTCCAGCCGTGA
- a CDS encoding polyprenyl synthetase family protein, protein MTHVPANAVPTTNGLSIVPPSLSLPLSFTPLVERIQTVAHLVETAIAEDLSEVTQPELRQAVMHLFDGKGKRLRPFLVITTAEAAGGTLEEALPPALAVEYLHNLSLIHDDMMDGSPERHGRPTLHTRFGLNLSLLVGDLLYAKAVEQASRIRHHALRMVHILGQTAKQMCYGQFDDLYFERRPDLTIEDYLRMAARKTSALYRASCIFGMLTADADEADLQAMATFGENIGTAFQIWDDVLDLQADPLRLGKPLGLDIREGKKTLIVIHFLQHASPAARRRFLELLGKRDLNGELPEAIALLEETGSIAFARDLAIRYLVDARQHLSVLPAGPHRKLLDMYADFMLQRRH, encoded by the coding sequence ATGACACATGTGCCCGCCAACGCGGTGCCGACCACCAATGGATTGTCCATCGTACCGCCCAGTCTTTCCCTGCCGCTGTCCTTCACACCGCTTGTCGAGCGGATTCAGACGGTTGCCCACCTCGTCGAGACGGCAATAGCCGAGGACTTGAGCGAAGTCACGCAGCCGGAACTCCGGCAGGCGGTCATGCACCTCTTTGACGGCAAGGGCAAACGGCTCCGTCCGTTTCTGGTCATCACCACGGCCGAGGCCGCGGGCGGCACGCTGGAAGAAGCCCTGCCACCGGCGCTGGCCGTGGAGTACCTGCACAATCTCTCGCTCATCCACGACGACATGATGGATGGCAGCCCCGAACGGCACGGCCGCCCCACGCTCCACACCCGCTTCGGGCTGAATCTTTCCCTGCTGGTCGGCGACCTGCTCTATGCCAAAGCCGTCGAGCAGGCTTCCCGCATCCGCCACCATGCCCTGCGGATGGTGCACATCCTAGGCCAAACCGCCAAACAGATGTGCTACGGGCAGTTCGATGACCTCTACTTTGAGCGCCGCCCGGATTTGACCATTGAAGACTACCTGCGCATGGCCGCCCGCAAGACCTCGGCGCTGTACCGGGCAAGCTGCATCTTCGGGATGCTGACAGCCGACGCCGACGAAGCCGACCTGCAGGCCATGGCGACCTTCGGGGAGAACATCGGCACAGCCTTTCAAATCTGGGATGATGTGCTCGACCTGCAGGCCGACCCGCTGCGCCTCGGCAAGCCGCTCGGACTCGACATCCGTGAGGGCAAAAAGACCCTCATCGTCATTCACTTTCTCCAGCATGCATCACCCGCGGCCCGCCGTCGCTTCCTGGAGTTGCTGGGCAAACGCGATCTCAATGGAGAGCTGCCCGAAGCCATTGCCCTGCTCGAGGAAACCGGCTCGATTGCCTTTGCCCGTGACCTCGCCATCCGTTACCTGGTGGACGCCAGGCAGCACCTGTCCGTCCTGCCGGCCGGGCCGCACCGGAAGCTGCTTGACATGTACGCTGACTTTATGCTGCAACGGCGACACTGA
- a CDS encoding tol-pal system YbgF family protein yields MTTLKMRAVTVITRIALRYPRFTWWVAQRIGPWVVRRFWQARLAAEDQAVAVLTQELRQATAGDDTDWQDVQALGELCIRQRAYAEAAQHFQRVASAAEDRELRRSAAAWLGRALEYAGDRHGAHRAYHAYLRDFPEVGSFERQRLERRLADLNVSPKVSDDAHPLPPSLPAGERPSRISVGRRPS; encoded by the coding sequence ATGACAACTCTCAAGATGCGAGCCGTGACGGTCATCACGCGCATTGCCCTGCGCTACCCGCGTTTCACCTGGTGGGTGGCCCAGCGGATTGGGCCGTGGGTGGTCCGTCGTTTCTGGCAGGCCCGGCTGGCCGCTGAAGACCAGGCCGTTGCGGTGCTCACGCAGGAACTCCGCCAGGCGACGGCCGGGGACGACACCGACTGGCAGGACGTTCAGGCCCTGGGCGAGCTGTGCATCCGCCAGCGCGCCTATGCCGAGGCCGCCCAGCACTTTCAACGGGTTGCCAGCGCCGCGGAAGACCGCGAGCTGCGCCGCTCGGCCGCTGCCTGGCTGGGACGCGCGCTGGAATATGCCGGCGACCGGCACGGCGCCCACCGGGCTTACCACGCCTATCTGCGGGATTTCCCGGAAGTGGGCTCGTTTGAGCGGCAACGGCTCGAACGGCGCCTGGCCGACCTGAACGTATCGCCCAAGGTTTCAGATGACGCCCACCCCCTCCCGCCCAGCCTCCCGGCGGGTGAGCGTCCCAGTCGAATTTCTGTCGGGAGACGCCCATCATGA
- a CDS encoding B12-binding domain-containing protein — translation MPRSKHTIQPVTTAQQTYSTAEVARMWAVSESSVKRWSDSGVLACIRTPGGHRRFTPQALLDFQRAGGVLRHGGQSGSGAVSVVSDEAAAVTASLDQALAARDWAVLQAQYYEAAVAGDELAGVAVLERAYRSGIPVVALKEHVLTPVLHLIGERWRRGELNIWEEHLASQVTLAVTEHLHRQLPRAPFNGRLALCGCPEGDLHGIALHLVMEVLEVEGWRVLSLGPNTPLFSFADAVRRFSPQLVCISATIVHDLERLRRDYGDFYHTVRQHGARIVIGGAAFADPQVREIFIHDYRAAGLTDFLDYLRREFPAPAVAT, via the coding sequence GTGCCGCGTTCAAAACACACCATCCAGCCTGTCACCACCGCACAACAGACCTATTCCACCGCCGAGGTGGCCCGGATGTGGGCCGTCAGTGAGTCCTCGGTCAAGCGGTGGAGCGACAGCGGCGTCCTGGCCTGCATTCGGACGCCGGGCGGACACCGGCGCTTTACGCCGCAGGCGTTGCTGGATTTTCAGCGGGCCGGTGGTGTGCTGCGGCACGGCGGGCAGTCCGGGTCCGGCGCCGTGTCGGTGGTGTCCGATGAAGCGGCGGCGGTCACGGCGTCGCTGGATCAGGCGTTGGCGGCGCGCGACTGGGCGGTGCTTCAGGCGCAGTACTACGAAGCGGCCGTGGCGGGCGATGAGCTGGCCGGTGTGGCGGTGCTGGAGCGGGCCTACCGGAGCGGGATACCGGTGGTGGCGTTGAAGGAGCACGTGTTGACGCCGGTGCTGCACCTGATTGGCGAGCGGTGGCGGCGGGGTGAACTCAACATCTGGGAAGAGCACCTGGCGTCGCAGGTGACACTGGCGGTGACCGAGCATCTGCACCGGCAACTGCCGCGTGCGCCGTTCAACGGGCGGCTGGCGCTGTGCGGCTGCCCGGAGGGCGACCTGCACGGAATTGCGCTGCATCTGGTTATGGAAGTGCTGGAAGTGGAAGGGTGGCGGGTGCTGTCGCTCGGGCCGAACACGCCGTTGTTTTCGTTTGCCGATGCCGTCCGGCGGTTTTCACCCCAACTCGTGTGTATTTCGGCGACGATTGTGCACGATCTGGAGCGGCTGCGGCGCGACTACGGAGACTTTTACCATACGGTGCGGCAGCACGGGGCGCGGATTGTCATTGGCGGCGCGGCGTTTGCCGATCCGCAGGTGCGGGAAATTTTCATTCACGACTACCGGGCGGCAGGACTGACGGATTTTCTTGACTACCTGCGGCGTGAATTCCCCGCACCGGCGGTCGCCACCTGA
- a CDS encoding tetratricopeptide repeat protein, with product MPASRLALLLSGCCLTVGSLAAPAFSQQSPKPRVEKPQPAAPAPAAAPAPAAAPAPARVSREQRIQAYEKFLQARRYIAQADPLNAITAFKEVLALDPTAATAHVELGNLYLEGRNLRDAEYHARQAVALDPEDAMAHWLLGRVLFLQSSGAALNREKAREAVAAFETVAKLDALNLDVYRLLGRLYRDLNDTENALSAYAKLIGANQGGPEEFAAATELYFRKRRYRDAANTARQAYALSGENPQWGYQLSQALLYAGQTAEAIDVLKELLEENGNNLRLILSYAEALMRGGRYPEAEQQVQRVLSERPNHPEALSILAQVQRRSGRREEAVKTLRQALAGQDVTETLAQQYALAETLVELGRTEEAVAAYEAALRSVSNPDNSVSESQRERAELILMRMASAYKAAGKLDQELATYDRMRRLLGSESTLADLLLIESLRSEGKHEEALKSARAARQRFPNERQFVYLEAQVLARLGQVDQALKELSRVAEEADDAGEVAQMKAIVLSDANRFEDAERLARQAVRYDEKNIAYLVTLSSILERRKQYAESEQLLRTALALDPDNPTALNNLGYFLAERNERLDEALTLVQRAVNIEPTNSSFLDSLGWVYFKQNRLDLARQYIEQALSYDRRNATLNDHLGDVLERLGDLEGARRHWKIARSLATDPEDINRIDAKLQRGQTAETQ from the coding sequence ATGCCAGCTTCACGCCTTGCCCTACTGCTTTCAGGCTGCTGCCTCACGGTCGGTTCCCTTGCGGCCCCGGCGTTTTCCCAACAATCACCCAAGCCACGGGTCGAGAAGCCCCAGCCCGCCGCCCCGGCCCCAGCCGCCGCCCCGGCCCCAGCCGCCGCCCCGGCGCCGGCCAGAGTGTCCCGTGAGCAGCGCATCCAGGCCTACGAAAAGTTCCTTCAGGCACGGCGCTACATTGCCCAGGCCGACCCGCTCAACGCCATCACCGCCTTCAAGGAAGTGCTGGCGCTTGACCCCACGGCCGCCACGGCACACGTCGAGTTGGGCAATCTGTACCTGGAAGGACGCAACCTGCGGGATGCCGAATATCACGCCCGCCAGGCCGTGGCGCTCGACCCCGAAGATGCCATGGCCCACTGGCTGCTCGGACGGGTGCTCTTTCTCCAGTCCAGCGGCGCGGCACTCAACCGCGAAAAAGCCCGCGAAGCCGTTGCCGCCTTTGAAACCGTTGCCAAACTGGACGCCCTCAATCTCGATGTGTACCGGTTGCTTGGCCGGCTCTACCGCGATTTGAACGATACCGAAAATGCCCTCTCCGCCTACGCCAAACTCATTGGTGCCAATCAGGGCGGACCCGAAGAGTTCGCCGCCGCCACCGAGCTGTACTTCCGCAAGCGGCGCTACCGGGACGCCGCCAACACCGCCCGCCAGGCCTATGCCCTGAGCGGCGAAAACCCCCAGTGGGGCTACCAGCTTTCACAGGCCCTGCTGTACGCCGGCCAAACCGCCGAGGCCATTGACGTTCTCAAGGAACTGCTCGAAGAAAACGGCAACAACCTGCGGCTCATCCTCAGTTACGCCGAAGCCCTCATGCGCGGCGGACGCTACCCTGAAGCCGAGCAGCAGGTCCAGCGCGTCCTCTCCGAACGCCCCAACCATCCCGAAGCCCTCTCCATTCTGGCCCAGGTGCAACGGCGCAGCGGCCGGCGCGAAGAGGCCGTCAAAACCCTCCGCCAGGCGCTGGCCGGACAGGACGTGACCGAAACGCTCGCCCAGCAGTATGCCCTGGCTGAAACCCTCGTGGAGCTGGGGCGGACTGAAGAAGCCGTGGCGGCCTATGAAGCGGCCCTGCGCAGCGTCTCCAATCCTGACAACTCCGTGAGCGAAAGCCAGCGGGAGCGCGCGGAACTGATCCTGATGCGCATGGCCAGCGCCTACAAGGCTGCCGGAAAACTCGATCAGGAACTGGCGACCTACGACCGTATGCGCCGTCTGCTCGGCAGTGAAAGCACCTTGGCCGACCTGCTGCTCATCGAGTCGCTGCGTAGTGAAGGGAAGCACGAAGAAGCCCTCAAGTCCGCACGCGCCGCCCGGCAGCGCTTTCCCAACGAGCGCCAGTTCGTGTACCTCGAAGCCCAGGTGCTGGCCCGCCTGGGACAGGTTGACCAGGCCCTGAAAGAGTTGTCCAGGGTTGCCGAAGAGGCCGACGACGCCGGCGAAGTCGCCCAGATGAAAGCCATCGTGCTCAGCGACGCCAACCGCTTCGAGGATGCCGAACGCCTGGCGCGCCAGGCCGTGCGCTACGACGAGAAAAACATCGCTTACCTTGTCACCCTCAGCTCCATTCTCGAACGCCGCAAGCAGTATGCCGAATCTGAGCAACTGCTGCGCACCGCGCTGGCGCTCGACCCGGACAACCCCACCGCCCTCAACAACCTGGGCTACTTCCTCGCCGAGCGTAACGAGCGCCTCGATGAGGCCCTGACCCTTGTCCAGCGGGCAGTCAACATCGAGCCGACGAACAGCTCCTTTCTCGACAGCCTCGGCTGGGTCTATTTCAAACAAAACCGCCTCGATCTGGCCCGGCAGTACATCGAGCAGGCCCTCAGCTACGACCGGCGCAACGCCACCCTCAACGACCACCTGGGCGACGTACTGGAGCGCCTGGGCGATCTGGAAGGCGCCCGGCGGCACTGGAAAATTGCCCGGAGCCTGGCCACGGACCCGGAGGACATCAACCGGATCGACGCCAAACTGCAACGCGGACAAACGGCTGAAACCCAGTAA
- a CDS encoding ABC transporter permease, giving the protein MGYVWFIAQRYLRARRRATLSVAAGLAVLGITVGVWALTVVLAFQSGMESELQGKILAGTAHLNVLRRGGRPLPDPDGLKAQIQQTPGVRSATPTTYREVLLTSGSRAAAGVLKAVDLAEPPETLEVTRTLCPGTNLKDLQPTRGPEGRVLDGIIPGKRLAQEAGLRIGDLVEALTPGARGELSPFGWLPTTYTFRVVGFFESGLYEYDAAWAYISLDAARQLTGEETPATVIQVMLDDARAYRDVGAVLQSRLGPDYVIEDWATLNRTAFAALNLQRLAFAVVIGLVILVAALNIVTTLMLLVTEKRRDIAILLAMGATPRTILLVFLAQGLALGLAGALCGGLLGAATAIICDRYDLIQLDARMYSIASVPFRFSLLDTGIVLGVALSVSLLATIYPAWRAATLNPVEGLRHA; this is encoded by the coding sequence GTGGGCTACGTCTGGTTCATTGCACAGCGTTATCTTCGCGCCCGCCGCCGCGCAACGCTGTCCGTCGCGGCTGGGCTGGCCGTGCTGGGCATCACCGTTGGTGTCTGGGCGCTGACCGTTGTCCTCGCCTTCCAGAGCGGAATGGAATCCGAGCTGCAGGGCAAAATCCTGGCCGGAACGGCCCATCTCAATGTGCTGCGCCGGGGTGGGCGTCCGCTGCCCGACCCGGACGGCCTCAAGGCGCAGATTCAGCAGACGCCGGGCGTCCGGTCCGCCACGCCAACGACCTACCGGGAGGTGCTGCTGACGAGCGGCTCGCGGGCGGCCGCCGGGGTTTTGAAAGCCGTTGACCTTGCGGAGCCGCCGGAAACACTTGAAGTCACCCGCACCCTCTGTCCGGGAACCAACCTGAAAGACCTTCAGCCGACACGCGGCCCCGAAGGCCGGGTGCTCGACGGCATCATTCCCGGCAAACGCCTGGCGCAGGAAGCCGGACTGCGCATTGGCGATCTGGTGGAAGCCCTGACCCCCGGCGCCCGTGGGGAACTGTCGCCCTTTGGCTGGCTGCCGACGACCTACACCTTTCGCGTCGTGGGTTTTTTTGAGTCCGGGTTGTATGAGTACGACGCCGCCTGGGCCTACATTTCCCTCGACGCAGCGCGGCAGCTCACGGGTGAGGAGACACCGGCGACGGTCATCCAGGTCATGCTTGATGACGCGCGCGCCTACCGTGACGTGGGCGCGGTGCTCCAGTCCCGGCTTGGCCCCGACTACGTCATCGAAGACTGGGCCACGCTCAACCGGACGGCCTTTGCCGCCCTCAACCTTCAGCGCCTGGCCTTTGCCGTCGTCATCGGGCTGGTCATTCTCGTGGCGGCGCTCAACATCGTGACGACCCTGATGTTGCTGGTCACGGAAAAACGCCGCGACATCGCCATTCTGCTCGCCATGGGAGCGACGCCGCGCACGATTCTGCTGGTATTTCTGGCGCAGGGATTGGCGCTGGGACTCGCGGGGGCGCTGTGTGGCGGTTTGCTGGGCGCCGCCACGGCCATTATCTGTGACCGCTACGACCTGATTCAGCTCGATGCCCGGATGTACTCCATCGCGTCCGTACCTTTTCGCTTTTCGCTGCTCGATACGGGCATCGTGCTGGGCGTTGCGCTCAGTGTGAGTCTGCTGGCCACGATTTATCCGGCCTGGCGGGCTGCCACCCTCAACCCGGTGGAGGGATTGCGCCATGCGTAG
- a CDS encoding HEAT repeat domain-containing protein, whose translation MRSRRHIAFQLAAWLVVGFTGWLVLEAPAQTSPPPDDWLARATVLAAAPPCAPEVTAALDDPQWYVRARAIQTLGRQRCTAAVPALLARFYREDWDNQARLLVALGQIGDPAGLPPVARAATGPAGTLRTVALAALGGFTAAQVAPVLATALEQPLNRDEKCIVARQIGVFRLADCASRLADWLDQDEELDRLIAVAQYRTGDQAAGRRVIEAFDRLDAPTRLQLLSDWAERPDMRAKAILLKSLRSEAPETRLAAARAWAAYGAQMPIAETLNVLPDVDAEVRHVLVTALGGCPAEETVAAVIERLKAELPAAARVTYLDALEALDREVVTAALLVARQARLPFAEQALEKLGITPEALAARLAAPTLTPTARVTLAVQLGQLGDLRAFDLLRQALLSGDEATRCTAAEALGRLQDVRAVELLLDVLDDDVPRVRSAAAASLARLGMTPARLVAVLNAPNTNLRTEALRLLGRLSDVATLPAVAAQTQEGEPLPVRLAAVAALGRLRHPDAVPVLVRLLSAREPALRMQAVSALGEIGEERAVAALLPLLRDPDAAVVGKVVAALSRTKAPSAVTPLLAALQHPDWRVRAAVAHSLDAWEDARIPPALAAALEDPSALVRFHARQSLLKLAVAPETLLPVALGQSRPRGWYGAYVTLQELAPESIRDELRRSLDAPDPKTRALAAALARRYPDPDMLALLWQRLDAETRFTVRWWLVRALADFGEAAREGAMKRARSKQPRLRADAMRVLGWLPANRESQLVLREGLADAESQVRSAAVEALGRIGDVAALAPFLARQSGAFTIAPDELVDALLACGDAGRAVLRQAVAGSEPAIRALLLQRLGADGHPDALPLLLEGLRDASPLVRQSARQGLARQSDERAVQALAALPDEP comes from the coding sequence ATGCGTAGCCGGCGGCACATCGCTTTTCAGCTCGCAGCCTGGCTGGTGGTGGGGTTCACCGGCTGGCTGGTCCTGGAAGCTCCGGCGCAAACGTCGCCCCCGCCCGATGACTGGCTGGCGCGCGCGACGGTGCTGGCCGCCGCGCCCCCCTGTGCGCCGGAGGTGACGGCTGCGCTCGATGACCCGCAATGGTACGTCCGCGCCCGCGCCATCCAGACTCTGGGACGGCAACGCTGCACAGCGGCGGTCCCGGCCCTGCTGGCGCGTTTCTACCGTGAAGACTGGGACAATCAGGCGCGGCTGCTCGTGGCGCTGGGGCAGATTGGCGACCCGGCCGGGTTGCCGCCGGTGGCCCGGGCCGCCACGGGCCCGGCCGGCACGCTGCGCACCGTGGCCCTGGCCGCCCTGGGAGGTTTTACGGCCGCCCAGGTCGCGCCGGTGTTGGCCACGGCGCTCGAACAACCGCTGAACCGCGATGAAAAGTGCATTGTTGCCCGCCAGATTGGCGTCTTCCGCCTGGCGGACTGCGCCTCCCGGCTGGCGGACTGGCTGGATCAGGATGAGGAACTCGACCGCCTCATCGCCGTGGCGCAGTACCGCACCGGAGATCAGGCTGCCGGGCGGCGCGTCATCGAAGCCTTTGACCGTCTCGATGCGCCAACCCGGTTGCAGCTTCTCAGCGACTGGGCGGAACGGCCGGACATGCGCGCCAAAGCCATCCTGCTGAAGTCCCTGCGCTCGGAAGCGCCGGAGACCCGGCTGGCGGCAGCGCGGGCCTGGGCGGCATACGGTGCGCAGATGCCCATCGCGGAAACCCTGAACGTCCTGCCCGATGTGGATGCCGAGGTGCGTCACGTCCTCGTAACAGCGCTGGGAGGCTGCCCGGCAGAAGAAACCGTGGCGGCCGTCATCGAACGGCTGAAGGCGGAGCTACCGGCGGCGGCCCGAGTGACCTACCTGGACGCACTTGAAGCCCTTGACCGGGAGGTGGTGACGGCGGCGCTGCTGGTGGCCCGGCAGGCACGGCTGCCATTCGCCGAACAGGCTCTGGAAAAACTGGGCATCACGCCGGAGGCGCTGGCGGCCCGGCTGGCCGCGCCGACGTTGACGCCGACGGCGCGGGTCACGCTGGCAGTTCAGCTTGGACAACTCGGCGACCTGCGGGCCTTTGACCTTCTCCGCCAGGCGTTGTTGTCCGGGGATGAAGCGACGCGCTGCACCGCCGCCGAAGCGTTAGGGCGGTTGCAGGACGTGCGGGCGGTCGAACTGTTGCTCGATGTCCTGGACGATGATGTGCCGCGCGTCCGGTCGGCGGCGGCCGCGTCCCTGGCGCGTCTGGGGATGACGCCTGCGCGCCTGGTGGCTGTGCTGAATGCACCGAACACAAACCTGCGTACTGAGGCACTGCGGCTTCTCGGAAGGCTCAGTGACGTTGCGACGCTGCCGGCCGTGGCGGCGCAGACGCAGGAAGGGGAGCCACTTCCGGTACGCCTGGCCGCCGTGGCAGCACTGGGTCGCCTGCGTCATCCAGATGCCGTTCCGGTGTTGGTACGTCTGCTGTCGGCCCGGGAGCCAGCCCTGCGGATGCAGGCGGTCAGCGCCCTGGGCGAGATTGGAGAGGAGCGCGCCGTTGCCGCGCTGCTGCCGCTGCTGCGCGACCCGGATGCGGCCGTGGTGGGAAAGGTCGTTGCGGCGCTCTCCCGGACAAAAGCCCCGTCGGCCGTGACACCGCTGCTGGCGGCGCTTCAGCACCCGGACTGGCGGGTCCGCGCCGCCGTGGCACACAGTCTGGATGCCTGGGAGGACGCACGCATTCCGCCGGCCCTGGCCGCGGCGTTGGAAGACCCTTCCGCGCTCGTGCGGTTTCACGCCCGCCAATCGCTGCTGAAACTGGCCGTTGCGCCAGAGACGCTGCTGCCGGTAGCCCTCGGCCAGAGCCGCCCGCGTGGGTGGTATGGCGCTTACGTTACGTTGCAGGAACTGGCGCCCGAATCCATACGGGATGAGCTGCGGCGCTCCCTCGATGCACCCGACCCGAAGACCCGTGCCCTGGCGGCGGCGCTGGCGCGGCGCTATCCGGACCCAGACATGCTGGCGTTGCTCTGGCAGCGCCTGGACGCCGAAACCCGCTTTACCGTCCGGTGGTGGCTCGTCCGCGCCCTGGCCGACTTCGGTGAAGCGGCGCGGGAAGGGGCCATGAAGCGCGCCCGGTCGAAACAGCCCCGGTTGCGCGCCGATGCCATGCGCGTTCTGGGTTGGCTTCCGGCCAACCGGGAAAGCCAGTTGGTCTTGCGGGAAGGGCTGGCCGATGCGGAAAGCCAAGTTCGTTCGGCCGCTGTGGAAGCCTTGGGACGCATCGGCGATGTCGCCGCCCTGGCGCCCTTTCTGGCCCGCCAGAGCGGGGCTTTCACCATTGCCCCGGATGAGCTGGTGGATGCGCTGCTCGCCTGTGGTGACGCCGGGCGGG